The nucleotide sequence TTTAAGGATAAGCTAGTTTCTTTATTTGATTTGGAGATCAATGAATGAAAAATGTTCTAATATGTAATCGTTCAGAGATCGCTTTGAGAGCATGTAAGTCTTGTAAAAAACTTGGACTAAAAAGCTTTGCTCTTATCAATGATAGTGAAACTGATACTTTGATTGCTGAGTACTGTGATAAGTTGATTACTTTTAATGATGCAATTAATCCTTTTATGTCACTTGCAATAATAGAGCGAGTTATCAAGCAGTATGATATTCATTTCCTCTATCCTGGTTATGGTTTTCTCTCTGAAGATCCTCGACTGGCGGCCCTATGTGAAGAATTGGGAGTGATTTTTATTGGTCCTAAATCAGATGTGCTAGCGGCCCTATCTTCAAAGAGTGAGAGTTTTAATTTTGCACGAAGATGTAAGCTTAAAACCTTAGCTGTCGAGAATCCTGTACGTGGTGACTTCCCTTTGATGTTAAAGGCAGCATTTGGTGGGGGAGGCAGAGGTAACCTCATTTGCTCTGATTTGGATTATTTTAAAGAGAGTATGATAGAAATCAAAAAACGCTCTCTTGCTCTTTTTGATAACGATGAAATTTTACTTGAGAGATTTCTCCCAAATGCTAGACACGTAGAGCTACAGGTAGTAGCAACTGCGAAGAAAGTATATTTTTTGTCGACTCGCGATTGTTCAGTTCAAATCAATTATCAAAAGTTTCTTGAAGAAGGACCAAGTGATGAACCATCTCGTAAAGTTATGAGTGGCTTCTATCCTCTAATTGAGAGGGAATTGTTGAATCTCGGCTATCTTGGAGTAGGAACCATTGAATTTCTTTGGAGTGGAAATGAACTCTTCTTTCTGGAGATGAATACAAGAATTCAGGTTGAACATCCTGTAACAGAGGTAATTTTTGATATTGATCTTGTTGATATACAGTTTGAAATTGCTCTGAATAATCAGGTGAAGTATAACTTTTCGCAAAATGGTAAGCATGCCATTTGTGCCCGTATTTACGCTATAGACGTTGAAGATAACTTTTCTCCTGCGCCCTCTCAAATACGTTTTGCACATCAACCAAGTTTTTTGCGATTTGATACACACTATAAAGATGGTAATTCTATTGGTCATCAGTATGATCCACTAATAGGGAAGCTCGTCGTTTCTGGTAAGGATCGTATTGATTGTATTTCAAATTTTAAAGAGGCCCTTGGTTTATTAAAAATTGGTACCATCTCTAATAATATAAATTTTATTTCTGCAATTATCGACGATTCAAAGTATTTAAAAGATCAATTGCATGTAAGTTTTGCAAAAGATTTCAAAGATAATTATTATGAAGCTGAATTATTAAGTGAAAAGCAAAAACAACTCGTTTGGAACAGGGCAAACTTGAATACACATGATAAGCTTGTTGAGGTTGGTAATGATTCAGGCCTTTCTATGTTTGTTGATACAAATAATGAATGTATTTATGCTTTCAAAAAGAAAAAAGCTTTTTGTGAAAACCTTTCTTTAAATGCTCCATTTTGGCGCGAGGAAGAAGAAGGCCATACTCTTAATTATATTTCTCCTATTACGGGTAAGGTTACAAAGATTCTATGTGAAGTTGGTGCTCAAGTAGAAAAAGGTGAGACAATTTTGATTCTTGAGGCCATGAAAACAGAGCTTAGGATTAAGGCCCATTCAAATGGTGTTGTTGCCAGTTTACTGTGTGAAGAAGGAGGCCTCGTCAAGCGAGGCCAAGAATTACTCGTAATTTGAAATGAATTCCATGAGCTGAGCAACGGTCTTAATATTTAAGGCCTGCTCTTGTTCAATAATGACATCAAAATCTTCTTCTAGTGAAGAAATAAGATCTGCAATTGAAATTGAGTCCATTTTAAGATCAGTTTTAAACTCATCAGAGTCTTTGATGTCTTCTTGTTCAATACCTGTTATATCATAGATTAAATCTAGAATATCGCTTCGATCTGGTTTCAAAATAAGCTCCTTATTTAACGATCTGATCTAGCATGAATTTCTTCATTGCTGCAGATTCTTTAATTGTTTGTAGAATCTCTCTTTTGTCGTCATCAGAAAGATCGGCCTTGGCAAGAATTTCTTTTTGCTCTTGAAGATGGTCTTCATCGAGATCACCATGTTCTCTAAAGAAGGTAATCGCTTTTTTCTCGTCGTCATTTAACACTGAGACAATATTTTTAACAACAATTGGGGCAAGTTCGGTCGCCATCCCTTCGAGAAAATAGAGAACGCCAAATGCACAAAATGGATTAGCAATAGCAACTTTATAATGAAAGAAACTTACCCATGCTGTTACTCCAACATTAGGAATAGAATTAATAATTTCGTTTCTATCACAACCAAATTTTTCAAGATCCTTGAGTGCCATTAACTCATGTCCCATTTCTTCACCAGAGTGTTCAAGAATCCATTTTCTTACTTTAAGGTGTTTGCTATCCATTCTTCTTGCAGCGAGAGGAGTAAATGAAGATGAATTTGTGACATAATGGTAAGCAGCTTTTAGGTATTCAACATAATACTCTTTGGCATTTTTTCCGTTTGCAATATCTTGGAAAAACTTTGATTCCTTGATAATTTCAATCCCTTCTGAAAGGGCCTGGTCTAATTGCTCTTGAAAACTCATTTCTATTCCTTTTGACCATCTTCACTTATTAAGCGAGCAGGGCTTCCACCCCAAGTTTCGCCCGACTTTATTTGATGATCTTTTTCGATAATTGTATTGCTTTTAATTTTTACGTTATCGGGAATTATAGTACCAAACTTTATTGAGCATTCTGCTCCGATTTTGACGTTATTTCCGATTATTACATCTGGGTAAATTCTTGAGTTTGTTCCAACGACACTATGATCTCCGATCACAACCCCTGGAGTAATAATTGAAAATCCGCCAACTACTGAGCGCGAACCAATTTTGACTCTTTTTTGAACATGAGTTTTACCACTCGGTGAATAATGACAGCTGATGGTGCAACCTAAGCCTAAAATTGAGTTCTCACCAACTTCTATGAGTTCGGGCTGTCTGATGGTCGCATTCATTCCAACAAGGGTGGTAAGGGGCAATTTCATGCCCATTAATCGATAATATAACCAGTTTAAATAAAAAATAAAATGGCATTGGGAAGCAAATGGTGAGGCAATCATAATGCCTTGAAACAGGGAATTTAGTACCCAGCCTAAATACTTTAAGTTGGGACCTATTGGAAACTCACCTACGCTAAGTTTTGGTTGCAATACTCTCTTTAACAAACCTAGTGTAATGATAAAGAGATTTAAAAAGAGGAAATAGGAAAAAACAACTAGTGCAACACTAATCAAAAGTTTTGAACTATCCCAATATCTTGTGACAAGATATATTGGTAGTGAAAGTGATATTGAGTATACGATAAATGCAAAAAATAAAAAGAGGATATCAAAAATTAAAAATGGTTTTTTAAACATAATTTCTCACTACTTTTAACACTTCCTGTGGAGCCTCAAGAGGAAGGTAGTGGCCATATTCTTTAAAGCGAATAACTGTGGCCTCTGGAGCACATTCAACAATTTTGCTCAGGTTTCTTTTTGAAAATACTTTATCCTTATCGCCCCAAAGAATAATAATCTTAGATTGATATCTTGATAGTTGAGTTTCATAATCAATTTCGATAGCCGCTAGCGATAATTCGATAAAATCACTAACTGCTTCGTCTTGTGATTCATGCCAAATTTTTTGCAACTTATGGAAGTATTCGCTGGCGTTTGATTTATTTTCACAAAAGTGTGATAAGAAATTTACTTCATTATCTAGGGAAAGAACCTGCTTTAGGAAATCAATTTCAGATTGATTATCAATGGCCGCAGTAATCATTTCTTTTCTAATTCTTGCGACCCTTGTTCCACCCGTTGCCAGTAAGAAAAGATTTTCTGCATTATTTCCAAGAATTTCATTGATTCGAAGACATAGTGAGGCTCCGAGACTAACACCCAAAAGAGCATAAGTATCATTTTTAGTCATATGCTTAGAAATCTCGTTTGCAAAATATTTTGCTAGGAATTCGAGTGTGTCTTGACTCTTATCAAGGGCAGGGTAGTTATGAGTAATCAGTTCGTATTCATCTTGGCCAAACTTAATCATTTTTTCAAAGAGTTGGTGATTATGACCCATTGCTGGGATCAGATGAATTTTTACCATGTCTGATTTCCTCTCATTTGCAAGGTACTCTCTTGATCATTACTTTCTAAAAATTCAATACATCTATTTGCAACGTCTTTAGGATTAAGTAAATTATCTTTGCCGATTTTATCAATAACATCCTTTGAGATTCTCTCAAGTACTTGTTCGGTTGCAACAAGTCCTGGATGAATAATTTTTACAAAGACACCTTTGTTATTTACTTCACTGTTGATTGCGGACGCCATCGCTTCGAGAGCGTTTTTCTCTGTGATGTAAATAAGTTTTCCCGGTGCTGGGAATTTTGCAAGGAGACTGCCAAGTAGTAAAACACTGCCTTGGCCCTTTCTCGTCATTGGTTTTAAAAAAGTTTTCAGTAGTTCAAAAGTTCCTACAATATTTGATTGGAATTTTTCAGAAAGCTCCTGAGATTTTATTGAAAAGAACAGTTTTGCATCACTAAAGTCGTATGCGCAGTGGTAAATTTTTGAAATTTCAATATTATTTTCTTTCAATTTTTTGGCAAGTTCTTTGATACTCTCTATTTCTTTCAAATTGAGATAATAAATATCAGCTCGCTCATCAACTTTGTTACGTTGAGAAGTCGTAATTATTTTTTTTCCATCTATTTGAATAGCAATTTCTTTGCCAATACCATTAAGTCCACCTGTGATTAAAGTCGAACTCATCATATCTCCCATCTCATCAGCGAGATTGCAGCGCTAAAGCCGCCACCAGTTGCAAGCATGCAAACAAGATCACCTTTTTTAATCTTTCCTCGTGACACACATTGATCAAGAAGAATGCCAACGGATGCTGAAGTGGTATTTCCAACTTCATCAAAGTTGATTGAGTATTGATCTTCACGTAGACCAAGATTCTTGGCCGCAGCAGTAACTATATTTCGACTTGCTTGATGAAAGATAAAGTGACTATACTCTTCCTTCTTTGTTTGAGAGTTAGTTAAAGCATCTTCGATGAGGCTTGACATTTTTTCAATGGCCGATTCAAAAATACCACTAGCATCTCTCATTTCAATTTTTTGAGATTCATTAGGAACGACAATAGAATTCCAGAATCTTCCATCACTCATTGTCTTTGAGTAAAAGATTCCTATTTCGTTATCATCGCACGGAGCGAGTGTGACACCACTTGCGCCATCGCCAAAAAGCATAACTGTTCGTCTATCTTTCTTATCAAGGTAGCGGCTACGTGTCTCAGTAGCGATACACTTCACAGAGCTCATACCAGTCTGAATATAGCGTATGCCCATATCTATTGCGAACATAAGTCCTGCACATGCACTTGTAATATCATATGCCGGATAGAGTTCTCCAGGAGTTGTCTCCCCTTGGATAATACATGCTGTTGCAGGAGTGGAGTATTCTCCACTAACAGTCGAGACAATCAGGCAGTCGGTTGCCTTGTCAGCTTTTTCATTTAGTTGTTGAAGTATTTTACTTCCTAGATCTGCTGAGTTCTCTGTCGTTACCCAGCGTCTATTATTGATGCCAATATTATCTTTTACCCACTGATCTTTAAGTCGCAGGGAGTTTTCTTCAATTATCTTTTGATTTGAAACTATATTTTCAGGCAAGTAGTGTGCTGATGCCTTGATTTTTACACCTAAACTTTTCACGAAATCTCCCTTTAATTATATTTTAACGGGGTTAAGCATTTAAATCTAGGTGCTTTAAAATTTCCTGTCTTTTGATTTTACCCATGTTGGTTTTAGGGAATGATTTTAGAGTATGGATTTCATTAATTTGGATATAGTTGGGGATTAGTTGAGCAATTTCTTCAAGTAGCTGTAACTTCACTTCTTCTCTGAGCCCTTCACTTTCAATAATTAGTATTGGTATTGCTCCGTAGAGAGATGATGGCCTTGGACCAATGATGAAATCTTCTTTTATAACTTTTGAAATGAGAGACTCAATCTCTTCAGGGTAAATATTCACTCCTGCATAATTGATCGTATGATCTGTACGACCAAGAATATATATATTTCCTTCAATATCACTTGCCTGGTCATTACTATCAATTTCTTTGGCCGCTAAATCTGCATGGGCGTAAAGAGACTGAACCATAAGTTTACCATCATGAACTCTCATTTTTACACCATCAATCGCTTTTCCAATTGGCAATAGACCTGAAAGATTAGGAGTTTTTGTAATATCACTTGGAACTTCAAACGTGCTTACACGTGGTCCCATTTCTGAAAGACCATAAGTATAAAATAGTGAAGAGTTTGGAAATGACTTTTTGATTTGTGTAAGATCATCTTGATAGAGGTGAGCGGCACCAATACTAATTTTTATTGCTCTTTCATTGATGATTTTCTTTCTTTTAAGATACTTGTTGAAAAGCCTTAATAGGGAAGGACTGAGATAGAGAACATCGATATCAAACCTTTCAATACTTTCATAAAGCTTTTCATTGGTAGGTGTTTTATCAAAGCAGACCAAATGATGCTTGCTCGAAGCACTTCCAAGTAAGCCAATAATACTTCCAAAGCTATGGGTTAGTGGAAGTGGAAATAGTATATTTGAGCCATTTGAAATATTTAGCGATTTTTCGTGCGCAAACCCATTACCTAGCGACTTACTAAGTTCAAATTCAAAACTTTTGATATTTCCACTTTTAGAGGTCGTTCCACTTGAACAAGTAATAATACGTTGCGCTTTATTTGGTGTATGATCAAATTGAAAGGTATTTTCATCAGTAATTAGGAAAGATGCATTTTTTATATTAGCAAAAATCTGTCCATCGATTTGTGATACCTGAGGATTTATAATTAAAGGGGAGTGACCCTGCTGAAGGCATTGAAAAAAGTTTTCGATGAGCTTTTTCTTATCTTCAATTTTAAGGGCCATTATTTGGCCCTTAGCATTTTCATCAAGAGTGATAGAATCTATGACTTTTTCTGATTCTCCATTTTCTTTTAAAATTGTATAGTTTAGTTCTAGTTTATTCAATAGCTAGATTTTCCCTTTTACATAGAGTTCACGTAGAAGAACTCTATTTATTTTTGATTTATGTCTATCGTCTACCGGTATATTATCGGTACGGATAATTTCTAGCTTAAGGTTATTTAACTTTGGTGTAAGTTGCTTA is from Bacteriovorax sp. Seq25_V and encodes:
- a CDS encoding iron-containing redox enzyme family protein — protein: MSFQEQLDQALSEGIEIIKESKFFQDIANGKNAKEYYVEYLKAAYHYVTNSSSFTPLAARRMDSKHLKVRKWILEHSGEEMGHELMALKDLEKFGCDRNEIINSIPNVGVTAWVSFFHYKVAIANPFCAFGVLYFLEGMATELAPIVVKNIVSVLNDDEKKAITFFREHGDLDEDHLQEQKEILAKADLSDDDKREILQTIKESAAMKKFMLDQIVK
- a CDS encoding 3-oxoacyl-ACP synthase III family protein, which gives rise to MKSLGVKIKASAHYLPENIVSNQKIIEENSLRLKDQWVKDNIGINNRRWVTTENSADLGSKILQQLNEKADKATDCLIVSTVSGEYSTPATACIIQGETTPGELYPAYDITSACAGLMFAIDMGIRYIQTGMSSVKCIATETRSRYLDKKDRRTVMLFGDGASGVTLAPCDDNEIGIFYSKTMSDGRFWNSIVVPNESQKIEMRDASGIFESAIEKMSSLIEDALTNSQTKKEEYSHFIFHQASRNIVTAAAKNLGLREDQYSINFDEVGNTTSASVGILLDQCVSRGKIKKGDLVCMLATGGGFSAAISLMRWEI
- a CDS encoding acyl carrier protein, which produces MKPDRSDILDLIYDITGIEQEDIKDSDEFKTDLKMDSISIADLISSLEEDFDVIIEQEQALNIKTVAQLMEFISNYE
- a CDS encoding alpha/beta fold hydrolase, with product MVKIHLIPAMGHNHQLFEKMIKFGQDEYELITHNYPALDKSQDTLEFLAKYFANEISKHMTKNDTYALLGVSLGASLCLRINEILGNNAENLFLLATGGTRVARIRKEMITAAIDNQSEIDFLKQVLSLDNEVNFLSHFCENKSNASEYFHKLQKIWHESQDEAVSDFIELSLAAIEIDYETQLSRYQSKIIILWGDKDKVFSKRNLSKIVECAPEATVIRFKEYGHYLPLEAPQEVLKVVRNYV
- a CDS encoding biotin carboxylase N-terminal domain-containing protein codes for the protein MKNVLICNRSEIALRACKSCKKLGLKSFALINDSETDTLIAEYCDKLITFNDAINPFMSLAIIERVIKQYDIHFLYPGYGFLSEDPRLAALCEELGVIFIGPKSDVLAALSSKSESFNFARRCKLKTLAVENPVRGDFPLMLKAAFGGGGRGNLICSDLDYFKESMIEIKKRSLALFDNDEILLERFLPNARHVELQVVATAKKVYFLSTRDCSVQINYQKFLEEGPSDEPSRKVMSGFYPLIERELLNLGYLGVGTIEFLWSGNELFFLEMNTRIQVEHPVTEVIFDIDLVDIQFEIALNNQVKYNFSQNGKHAICARIYAIDVEDNFSPAPSQIRFAHQPSFLRFDTHYKDGNSIGHQYDPLIGKLVVSGKDRIDCISNFKEALGLLKIGTISNNINFISAIIDDSKYLKDQLHVSFAKDFKDNYYEAELLSEKQKQLVWNRANLNTHDKLVEVGNDSGLSMFVDTNNECIYAFKKKKAFCENLSLNAPFWREEEEGHTLNYISPITGKVTKILCEVGAQVEKGETILILEAMKTELRIKAHSNGVVASLLCEEGGLVKRGQELLVI
- a CDS encoding DapH/DapD/GlmU-related protein — encoded protein: MFKKPFLIFDILFLFFAFIVYSISLSLPIYLVTRYWDSSKLLISVALVVFSYFLFLNLFIITLGLLKRVLQPKLSVGEFPIGPNLKYLGWVLNSLFQGIMIASPFASQCHFIFYLNWLYYRLMGMKLPLTTLVGMNATIRQPELIEVGENSILGLGCTISCHYSPSGKTHVQKRVKIGSRSVVGGFSIITPGVVIGDHSVVGTNSRIYPDVIIGNNVKIGAECSIKFGTIIPDNVKIKSNTIIEKDHQIKSGETWGGSPARLISEDGQKE
- a CDS encoding SDR family NAD(P)-dependent oxidoreductase, with amino-acid sequence MSSTLITGGLNGIGKEIAIQIDGKKIITTSQRNKVDERADIYYLNLKEIESIKELAKKLKENNIEISKIYHCAYDFSDAKLFFSIKSQELSEKFQSNIVGTFELLKTFLKPMTRKGQGSVLLLGSLLAKFPAPGKLIYITEKNALEAMASAINSEVNNKGVFVKIIHPGLVATEQVLERISKDVIDKIGKDNLLNPKDVANRCIEFLESNDQESTLQMRGNQTW
- a CDS encoding class I adenylate-forming enzyme family protein, translated to MNKLELNYTILKENGESEKVIDSITLDENAKGQIMALKIEDKKKLIENFFQCLQQGHSPLIINPQVSQIDGQIFANIKNASFLITDENTFQFDHTPNKAQRIITCSSGTTSKSGNIKSFEFELSKSLGNGFAHEKSLNISNGSNILFPLPLTHSFGSIIGLLGSASSKHHLVCFDKTPTNEKLYESIERFDIDVLYLSPSLLRLFNKYLKRKKIINERAIKISIGAAHLYQDDLTQIKKSFPNSSLFYTYGLSEMGPRVSTFEVPSDITKTPNLSGLLPIGKAIDGVKMRVHDGKLMVQSLYAHADLAAKEIDSNDQASDIEGNIYILGRTDHTINYAGVNIYPEEIESLISKVIKEDFIIGPRPSSLYGAIPILIIESEGLREEVKLQLLEEIAQLIPNYIQINEIHTLKSFPKTNMGKIKRQEILKHLDLNA